In a single window of the Acidobacteriota bacterium genome:
- a CDS encoding flippase-like domain-containing protein: MNEQPQPHQTDPAATMTRIKLAAVVLTLLGIGLFSYLVFSVGITEILDGIARFGFVGFAVILALYFVRICIRAFAWKLSVHEPYALKMRDTVPAVVIGEAMSSTFPLGILVSGTAKAIAVRRRIPLVAGLSSVATENLFYSLVTGIFLVLGAAFLLGSFAVDDNTAYVLMFIISSLLILMTLGVIMVIRQWHMASETAEWLYRKGFARGIFEKLRMDIRLFENLIYGFYRRHPNRFIPIVLLEAAFHSLGILEVWFILLRIGDTLPPVVSAFLLESVSRLITVVFKLVPFLIGVDEAGAQFVAEVLAIGAGVGVTLAIIRKGRILFWATVGYLLILKRGLSIREFRRQNVS; encoded by the coding sequence GTGAACGAACAGCCGCAACCGCATCAGACCGACCCCGCAGCGACAATGACACGCATTAAACTGGCGGCCGTTGTGCTGACCTTGCTGGGGATCGGGCTGTTCTCGTATCTGGTCTTTTCGGTTGGAATAACCGAAATTCTTGACGGCATCGCTAGGTTCGGTTTTGTCGGTTTCGCGGTAATTTTGGCACTGTATTTCGTTCGCATTTGTATCAGGGCGTTTGCCTGGAAACTCTCCGTTCACGAGCCGTACGCGCTGAAAATGCGTGACACGGTGCCCGCCGTCGTCATCGGCGAGGCAATGAGCAGCACCTTTCCGCTGGGAATTCTGGTCAGCGGAACTGCCAAGGCGATCGCCGTCCGCCGACGTATACCGCTGGTCGCCGGCCTGTCTTCTGTGGCGACGGAGAATCTTTTCTACAGCCTTGTCACGGGCATTTTCCTGGTGCTCGGAGCAGCTTTCCTGCTCGGCAGTTTTGCGGTGGACGACAATACTGCGTATGTGCTGATGTTCATCATCAGTTCGCTCCTGATACTGATGACGCTCGGCGTGATAATGGTCATTCGGCAATGGCACATGGCGAGCGAGACCGCAGAATGGCTCTATCGAAAAGGTTTTGCTCGAGGTATTTTTGAAAAACTTCGGATGGACATACGCCTTTTCGAGAACCTCATCTACGGTTTTTACAGGCGGCATCCGAACCGCTTCATCCCGATCGTTTTGCTGGAGGCGGCGTTCCATTCGCTCGGCATTCTTGAAGTCTGGTTCATCTTGTTACGTATCGGCGACACTCTGCCGCCGGTCGTGTCGGCGTTCCTGCTCGAATCTGTCAGCAGACTTATAACAGTGGTTTTCAAACTGGTCCCTTTTCTGATCGGTGTTGATGAAGCCGGTGCTCAGTTCGTCGCAGAGGTTTTAGCGATCGGAGCGGGAGTCGGCGTGACGCTGGCGATCATCAGAAAAGGACGCATCTTGTTTTGGGCGACCGTCGGATATCTGCTGATACTCAAACGCGGATTGAGTATTCGCGAATTCAGGCGGCAGAACGTCAGTTGA
- a CDS encoding tetratricopeptide repeat protein, with product MQDRIAVFEQMLAADPSNAMVMFGLAKEYEKAGDHQKVIALLEAYLEKADDEGNAYGTLAQAFLANGEREKAIETYRKGIEVSLAHGHPSMANEYQMTLDIDLAD from the coding sequence ATGCAGGATCGAATCGCAGTTTTCGAACAAATGCTCGCCGCCGATCCGTCGAATGCGATGGTTATGTTTGGCCTCGCAAAGGAATACGAAAAGGCAGGTGATCATCAAAAGGTGATCGCGTTGTTGGAAGCTTATCTCGAAAAGGCCGACGACGAAGGTAACGCGTACGGAACGCTTGCCCAAGCCTTTCTTGCGAACGGTGAGCGCGAAAAGGCGATCGAAACTTACCGCAAAGGTATCGAAGTTTCACTCGCCCACGGCCATCCATCAATGGCAAATGAATATCAAATGACGCTGGATATTGATCTGGCGGATTAG
- a CDS encoding dehydrogenase E1 component subunit alpha/beta: MATATEKLNAKAAGAASAAADDKYHGLEAETLVEMYRTMYMSRRIDDKEIQLKGQNKIFFQISGAGHEAMLVGAAKAMKPGYDWFFPYYRDRALMLGLGMTAQEMLYSSVGAEVDPNSHGRQMPSHWGHKDLNVPSQSSCTGTQALHSVGAAEASYRATLLPELQDKITGYKGDEVVYMSVGDGTTSEGEWWEALNTACNLKLPVIFVVEDNGYAISVPVEVNTAGGDISKLVSGFPNLFIQKCDGTDPLDSYAAFKRAVEYCRERKGPAFVHGKVIRPYSHSLSDDEKLYRPDEERDADAAIDPIRTFAEFLMTERIITSEKLEALRKEVDDEVNKAADIAVETPQPPPESALRNVFSPDVDPTDRQLFDSENGAELSGNPGTMVDLINRCMHEEMERDPRIVVFGEDVADCSREEYLDIVKGKGGVFKVTANLQRKFGSARVFNSPLAEANIVGRAVGMALRGLKPVVEIQFFDYIFPAMMQIRNEVALTRWRSDGDSKCPMVLRVPVGGYLKGGAVYHSQSGTTLFAHTPGLRIVYPSTALDANGLLRTSIRCDDPVLFLEHKHLYRQVYNKSAYPGSEFLIPFGKAKTVREGSDVTIVTFGALVERSNQAAKRLEQQGISVELIDLRTLVPYDWEAIAESVKKTSRVLVAHEDPISYGYGAEIAARISNELFEYLDAPVRRVGATDTFVAYAPQVEDFILPQSEDVEVAVQELMKY, from the coding sequence ATGGCGACTGCGACTGAAAAATTGAACGCAAAGGCAGCCGGTGCGGCATCTGCCGCGGCAGATGACAAGTATCACGGCTTGGAGGCCGAGACGCTGGTCGAGATGTATCGGACGATGTATATGTCGCGCCGCATCGACGACAAAGAGATACAGCTGAAAGGCCAGAACAAGATATTCTTCCAGATCTCGGGTGCGGGCCACGAGGCAATGCTCGTCGGCGCCGCAAAGGCGATGAAGCCGGGCTACGACTGGTTCTTTCCTTATTACCGCGACCGCGCATTGATGCTCGGCTTGGGCATGACGGCGCAGGAAATGCTTTATTCATCGGTCGGAGCTGAGGTCGATCCGAATTCGCACGGCCGCCAAATGCCTTCGCACTGGGGACACAAGGACCTGAATGTTCCGTCGCAGTCTTCGTGTACGGGAACGCAGGCGCTTCATTCGGTCGGTGCTGCCGAGGCGAGCTATCGCGCAACGCTGCTCCCTGAACTTCAGGACAAGATCACGGGTTACAAGGGTGACGAGGTCGTCTATATGTCGGTCGGCGACGGCACGACCAGCGAAGGCGAATGGTGGGAAGCCCTGAACACCGCATGCAATCTCAAACTTCCGGTAATTTTCGTCGTAGAGGACAACGGCTACGCGATCTCTGTTCCGGTCGAAGTAAACACCGCGGGCGGCGATATATCTAAACTCGTTTCCGGCTTCCCGAACCTTTTTATTCAAAAGTGCGACGGAACCGACCCGCTGGATTCTTACGCCGCGTTCAAGCGAGCCGTCGAATACTGCCGCGAGCGCAAAGGCCCGGCATTTGTTCACGGCAAGGTGATACGGCCCTATTCGCACTCGCTGTCGGACGACGAAAAATTGTATCGCCCCGATGAAGAGCGTGATGCTGACGCCGCCATCGACCCGATACGCACATTTGCTGAGTTTCTGATGACCGAGCGCATCATTACTTCGGAAAAGCTCGAAGCTCTTCGCAAGGAAGTTGACGACGAGGTCAACAAGGCCGCGGACATCGCGGTCGAAACACCTCAGCCGCCGCCGGAATCCGCGCTTCGCAACGTATTTTCGCCGGATGTCGATCCGACCGACCGTCAGCTGTTTGATAGCGAAAACGGTGCTGAACTGTCAGGCAATCCCGGCACGATGGTCGATCTGATCAACCGCTGCATGCACGAGGAGATGGAACGCGATCCGCGGATCGTCGTTTTCGGCGAGGACGTTGCCGATTGCTCACGTGAGGAATATCTCGACATCGTCAAGGGCAAAGGCGGCGTGTTTAAGGTAACGGCAAATCTGCAAAGAAAATTCGGCTCGGCACGCGTTTTCAATTCGCCGCTCGCCGAAGCGAACATCGTCGGACGTGCCGTTGGAATGGCGCTCCGAGGGCTAAAACCCGTGGTCGAGATACAGTTCTTTGATTACATATTCCCGGCGATGATGCAGATCCGCAATGAGGTCGCCTTGACCAGATGGAGAAGCGACGGCGATTCGAAATGCCCGATGGTGCTGCGTGTTCCGGTGGGCGGCTATCTGAAAGGCGGTGCGGTTTACCACTCGCAATCAGGCACCACGCTGTTCGCGCATACGCCCGGGCTTCGCATCGTTTATCCTTCAACGGCACTCGATGCTAACGGCCTGCTCCGAACATCGATCCGCTGCGACGATCCCGTGCTTTTCCTCGAACACAAACATCTTTACCGCCAGGTTTACAATAAATCCGCGTATCCCGGCAGTGAGTTTCTTATTCCGTTCGGCAAGGCAAAGACCGTACGCGAGGGAAGCGACGTCACGATCGTCACCTTTGGTGCTCTGGTTGAACGCTCAAATCAGGCGGCGAAACGGCTCGAACAGCAGGGCATTTCGGTCGAGCTGATCGATCTTCGAACGCTCGTTCCGTACGATTGGGAAGCAATTGCCGAATCCGTGAAAAAGACGAGCCGTGTGCTCGTCGCTCACGAAGATCCGATCTCTTATGGCTACGGCGCCGAGATCGCCGCACGCATTTCGAACGAGCTTTTTGAATACCTCGACGCTCCGGTCCGACGCGTCGGCGCGACCGACACCTTCGTCGCCTATGCCCCGCAAGTGGAGGACTTCATCCTGCCGCAGTCAGAGGACGTCGAAGTCGCCGTGCAGGAGTTGATGAAGTACTAA
- a CDS encoding peptidylprolyl isomerase, with protein MASKCVELDTEAGLIVIELYPENAPETVRNFLNLVAMGFFDTTTFSRVVPDFVVQGGNVWTREGGVTTEMGARARRRLKDEPNRILHERGVVSMARGEEANTATTNFFILVSDSPHLDGTFAAFGRVSKGMDVADEINKAKVTNEKPEKPVRIRKASVKNCGTNQDSVVSVK; from the coding sequence ATGGCATCGAAATGTGTCGAGCTCGATACGGAAGCCGGGCTGATCGTTATCGAGCTCTATCCCGAAAACGCACCTGAAACCGTCCGCAATTTTCTCAACCTCGTCGCGATGGGCTTTTTTGATACGACGACATTCAGCCGCGTCGTGCCGGATTTCGTCGTGCAGGGCGGCAATGTCTGGACCCGCGAAGGCGGTGTTACGACCGAAATGGGAGCGCGTGCCCGCCGCCGCCTAAAGGACGAACCGAACCGCATTTTGCACGAACGCGGCGTCGTTTCGATGGCACGCGGTGAAGAAGCCAACACCGCTACAACGAATTTCTTTATTCTGGTAAGTGATTCACCGCACCTGGACGGCACATTCGCCGCGTTCGGCCGCGTCTCAAAAGGAATGGACGTCGCCGACGAGATAAACAAAGCCAAAGTAACGAACGAAAAACCGGAGAAACCTGTGAGGATCAGAAAGGCGTCGGTGAAAAACTGCGGGACCAACCAAGATTCAGTGGTTAGTGTTAAGTGA
- a CDS encoding SLC13 family permease, protein MTPEIAVTLFLITLAIILFATEKLPVDVISLLLVVALVMSGVLNIKDAVAGFGNEIIITIGGLFVLVGGLIKTGLVDLIGRRISKIAGTNEFFLTALIMGVAALASAFINNTTTAAMLLPVVIGLAARSKLPPSKLLMPMAFGTILGGSCTLIGTSTNLAVSGALQRYGYEPISMFELTPVGLVMVLAGILYMLVIGRKLLPAHKASGDSLTDDYSIRDYISELIVLPDSPLVGETLASANIRAEMDLNVLGIIRGEDKIAAPSNNERIQRRDILVVEGKIADILRVKDESGLEIKADFELNDVLLESDNIELFEVLITIDSTFVGRTLKMLDFRDRYGLTVLAINHHSKTIVEKLSGVHLRFGDVLLVQGPRKAVENLITDREVILLEDVSDSTARTDKRRWAIAAFALFLGLSFMKVATGFEVPVAVCVLSGVFLMLATKTVRYSEIYSFIDFRLLVLIAGMMSFGVAMENTGTDRYLAGIIETTFGSFGVTAVLGGFFLLTVLLTQPMSNQAAALVVLPVAVKTALEFGADPRPFAIMVTLAASFSFITPLEPACVLVYTAGRYRFMDFVKVGFILTTVVFAAAMLLVPIFWPFN, encoded by the coding sequence ATGACCCCCGAGATCGCTGTCACGCTTTTCCTCATCACGCTCGCGATAATCCTATTCGCGACCGAAAAGCTGCCCGTCGACGTGATCTCGCTTTTGCTCGTAGTGGCATTGGTGATGTCGGGCGTTTTGAATATCAAGGACGCCGTCGCAGGCTTCGGAAACGAGATCATCATTACCATCGGAGGCCTTTTTGTTCTTGTTGGCGGTCTGATAAAGACCGGCTTGGTTGACCTGATAGGGCGGCGTATCAGCAAGATCGCCGGGACGAACGAGTTCTTCTTGACCGCACTGATAATGGGCGTCGCCGCATTGGCGAGCGCGTTCATCAACAATACGACGACGGCGGCTATGCTGTTGCCGGTCGTGATCGGGCTTGCGGCGAGGTCGAAACTGCCGCCCTCAAAACTCCTGATGCCGATGGCGTTCGGCACGATACTCGGCGGCTCGTGCACGCTTATCGGTACATCGACAAACCTCGCCGTCAGCGGTGCACTTCAGCGTTACGGGTACGAGCCGATCTCGATGTTCGAGTTGACGCCGGTCGGCCTGGTCATGGTCCTGGCCGGCATTCTTTACATGCTCGTCATTGGCCGAAAACTGCTTCCTGCCCATAAAGCTTCCGGAGATTCGCTGACCGACGACTACAGCATTCGCGACTACATCTCCGAGTTGATCGTTCTGCCGGATTCGCCGCTGGTCGGTGAAACGCTCGCGTCCGCGAACATCCGCGCCGAAATGGACCTCAACGTGTTGGGCATCATCCGCGGTGAAGATAAGATCGCGGCACCGTCCAATAACGAACGAATTCAGAGACGGGACATCTTGGTCGTCGAAGGCAAGATCGCCGACATTCTGCGGGTAAAGGACGAATCAGGACTCGAGATCAAAGCGGATTTTGAACTGAACGACGTCCTGCTTGAGAGCGACAACATAGAGCTTTTTGAGGTGCTGATCACCATCGATTCCACATTTGTCGGCCGTACGCTCAAGATGCTCGACTTTAGGGACCGCTACGGCCTGACGGTGCTTGCGATCAACCATCATTCAAAGACCATTGTCGAAAAGCTTAGCGGCGTCCATCTGCGTTTCGGCGACGTACTGCTCGTTCAAGGGCCCCGGAAAGCCGTGGAAAATCTGATAACCGACCGCGAGGTGATCCTTCTGGAGGACGTTTCAGACTCTACGGCCCGGACGGACAAACGCCGATGGGCGATCGCAGCATTCGCACTTTTTCTTGGGCTTTCATTTATGAAGGTCGCTACCGGATTTGAGGTCCCGGTAGCTGTATGTGTGCTGTCGGGCGTGTTCCTTATGCTCGCGACAAAGACCGTTCGTTATTCCGAGATCTACTCGTTCATAGATTTCAGGCTGCTTGTCCTGATCGCGGGAATGATGAGCTTCGGCGTCGCAATGGAAAATACAGGCACGGACCGTTATCTTGCGGGTATCATCGAGACGACATTTGGGAGTTTCGGTGTCACTGCGGTTTTGGGAGGGTTCTTTTTACTTACCGTTCTGTTGACGCAGCCGATGTCCAATCAGGCGGCGGCCCTTGTCGTGCTCCCGGTAGCCGTAAAAACCGCACTCGAATTCGGCGCCGACCCGCGGCCCTTTGCCATCATGGTCACGCTTGCGGCGTCGTTCTCGTTCATCACACCGCTGGAACCTGCGTGCGTTCTGGTCTATACAGCCGGACGTTACCGATTTATGGACTTCGTAAAGGTCGGCTTCATTTTGACGACGGTCGTTTTCGCTGCCGCCATGCTGCTGGTGCCGATATTTTGGCCGTTCAACTGA
- a CDS encoding radical SAM protein, whose protein sequence is MRHVKNPPNPYNRYSAEYVGEPPPTKLEVFEETATKKVITKAFASDWEGGWRYTVNCYRGCIHGCTYCFARQYHEYLGYGAGTDFETKIVVKPNAPQLLREELKKCRDKMPHLDFSFATDPYLPLEAEYKLTRQCLEVCVEFRVPVAIVTKSPLVTRDLGIITKLSEVTVFFSLPFLTKERSNPFEPYTPVPEARFRAMKMLSDAGVKTGIGIAPVIPGYNEADIPGLLERAKESGAQRAFMSMLHIDTDSIEEYFVQKMNERLPETRVRKIINMMGRERGGGLRHRSYAERMTGRTEQWEVTKKLFDFHAKRLGFKQSERAVVDGDEPNIPAAEPVQQTLF, encoded by the coding sequence GTGCGACATGTTAAGAATCCTCCAAATCCATATAACCGCTATTCGGCGGAATACGTCGGTGAACCGCCGCCGACAAAGCTGGAGGTTTTTGAAGAAACCGCGACAAAAAAGGTAATCACAAAAGCTTTTGCGTCTGACTGGGAAGGCGGTTGGCGTTACACCGTGAACTGCTATCGCGGCTGCATTCACGGCTGCACGTATTGTTTTGCCCGCCAATATCACGAATATCTCGGCTACGGAGCCGGGACGGATTTTGAAACAAAGATCGTCGTCAAGCCGAACGCCCCTCAGCTTCTTCGCGAAGAGCTAAAGAAATGCCGCGACAAAATGCCGCACCTTGATTTTTCATTCGCGACCGATCCGTATTTGCCGCTCGAGGCGGAGTATAAATTGACTCGGCAGTGTCTCGAAGTATGCGTCGAATTTCGCGTGCCTGTCGCGATCGTAACGAAATCGCCGCTCGTCACACGCGATCTGGGCATCATAACGAAGCTTTCGGAAGTAACGGTCTTTTTCTCGCTGCCTTTCTTGACAAAAGAACGCTCGAATCCTTTTGAGCCGTACACGCCGGTCCCCGAAGCCCGTTTTCGTGCGATGAAAATGCTTTCTGACGCCGGCGTCAAGACCGGCATCGGCATCGCACCCGTGATCCCGGGCTACAACGAAGCCGACATTCCCGGTCTCCTCGAACGTGCAAAAGAAAGTGGCGCACAGCGAGCGTTCATGTCGATGCTCCATATCGATACCGATTCGATCGAGGAGTATTTTGTGCAAAAAATGAACGAGCGGCTTCCCGAAACCCGCGTCCGCAAGATCATCAATATGATGGGCCGCGAACGCGGCGGCGGTTTGCGCCATCGCAGCTACGCAGAGCGCATGACGGGCCGTACCGAGCAGTGGGAAGTAACGAAAAAGCTGTTCGATTTCCACGCCAAACGCCTTGGTTTCAAACAAAGCGAACGTGCCGTCGTAGATGGGGACGAGCCCAACATCCCGGCGGCCGAACCCGTTCAGCAGACTCTGTTTTGA
- a CDS encoding M1 family metallopeptidase — MRSILFSFLSILVIAAAAYGQRDLGVRPTETGGPLSYEQAAYDVYYYGIDVKVDPKERSIIGEVLMTGRIVHPTNVIVVDLDTPFQIESIENWMTPAKWERRGGKIWIKLPQTLQAGEMFAITTKYSGKPRVAPRPPWIGGFMWEKTPSGADWISVALQNDGADLYFPIKDHPSDKADTADMFITVPDPLVVAGPGILERVDKNTDGTTTFKWSVKNPIPNYSLVFNAAPYKVIKDSVKSITGENIPIEFYILPENFEKGPRLIEETKKYNAFLEKYLGPYPWRSQKLGIAETPHLGMEHSTMIAYGNKFKYNEDGIDGLMLHEYGHEWWANLVTASDWRDFWIHEGFQSFMDTLYLEHIGKKDAYFAGMRNRAARTRNMQPVAPREMKFAYEVYLQAPDFIASDGDIYGKGAVVLHTLRYLIGDEAFFRALRRMAYPDKEMESRTDGSQTRLVNTDDFLTIAEEESKMELGWFFEVYLRQPKLPKLVLELVPGTLSLSWETPNNLPFPMPLDVVINGKTERIEMKDGKARVSYTGDVPTVDPVGWVLKAR; from the coding sequence ATGAGGTCTATACTTTTTTCGTTCCTTTCGATTTTAGTCATTGCCGCTGCAGCATACGGCCAGCGTGATCTTGGCGTCCGCCCGACAGAAACGGGCGGCCCGCTGAGTTATGAGCAAGCGGCGTATGACGTCTATTACTATGGGATCGACGTTAAGGTCGATCCGAAAGAGCGTTCGATAATCGGCGAAGTGCTGATGACGGGCCGCATCGTCCATCCGACGAATGTGATCGTCGTTGATCTTGACACGCCGTTTCAGATCGAGTCCATCGAAAACTGGATGACACCGGCAAAATGGGAACGCCGCGGAGGAAAGATCTGGATCAAACTGCCGCAGACGCTTCAGGCAGGCGAGATGTTCGCGATCACGACCAAGTACAGCGGCAAGCCCCGCGTTGCTCCGCGTCCGCCGTGGATCGGCGGTTTTATGTGGGAGAAAACTCCGTCAGGTGCTGATTGGATCTCGGTCGCATTGCAAAACGACGGTGCCGACCTTTATTTCCCCATCAAAGATCACCCGTCCGATAAGGCCGATACTGCAGATATGTTCATCACGGTCCCCGATCCGCTCGTCGTTGCCGGGCCGGGCATTTTGGAACGCGTCGATAAGAATACGGACGGTACTACAACTTTCAAATGGTCGGTAAAGAATCCGATCCCGAACTACTCGCTGGTTTTTAACGCCGCTCCCTACAAGGTCATCAAAGACAGCGTCAAAAGCATCACGGGCGAGAACATCCCGATCGAATTCTACATACTGCCCGAAAACTTTGAGAAAGGGCCGCGGCTGATCGAGGAAACGAAGAAGTACAATGCGTTCCTTGAAAAATATCTGGGTCCGTACCCGTGGCGTTCGCAGAAGCTCGGCATCGCCGAGACGCCGCATCTCGGGATGGAGCATTCGACGATGATCGCGTATGGCAACAAGTTCAAGTACAACGAGGACGGCATCGACGGGCTGATGCTTCACGAATACGGCCATGAATGGTGGGCGAACCTAGTTACCGCGAGCGACTGGCGTGATTTCTGGATACACGAAGGTTTTCAGTCATTCATGGACACGCTCTATCTGGAACACATCGGCAAAAAGGACGCTTATTTTGCGGGAATGCGAAACCGCGCCGCCAGAACTCGCAATATGCAGCCCGTTGCTCCGCGTGAGATGAAGTTCGCATACGAGGTTTATCTGCAGGCACCTGATTTCATCGCAAGCGACGGCGACATTTACGGCAAAGGCGCCGTCGTGCTGCACACGCTTCGATATCTGATCGGCGATGAGGCATTTTTCCGAGCGCTCCGCAGAATGGCGTATCCCGACAAAGAGATGGAGTCGAGAACCGACGGTTCACAGACGCGGCTGGTCAACACGGACGATTTCCTGACCATTGCAGAGGAAGAATCGAAAATGGAACTCGGCTGGTTCTTTGAGGTTTATCTGCGTCAGCCGAAACTCCCGAAGTTGGTATTGGAACTCGTGCCCGGAACGCTGAGTCTTAGTTGGGAAACGCCGAACAACTTGCCGTTCCCGATGCCTCTTGATGTCGTGATCAACGGTAAAACGGAGCGCATTGAGATGAAAGACGGTAAAGCAAGGGTCTCGTACACCGGAGATGTGCCGACGGTCGATCCGGTCGGTTGGGTGTTGAAGGCTAGATAA
- a CDS encoding acyl-CoA dehydrogenase, with protein MSTAAGTALSGTGLTVLSEEEELFRASVREFAEGEVRPRVEHMEKEAKLDADLIKQCFELGLMAIESPEEYGGAGSTIFNAILAIEELARVDASVSVFVDVHNTLVTNAFMRWGSDDLKKKYLTQMATGRVGAYALSEASSGSDAFALKTKAVDKGDHWELNGQKLWITNGNEAEIFITFATVDPDAGYKGITAFIVEKGFEGFTVGKKEDKLGIRASSTTELIYENCKVPKDNVLGEVGKGYKVSIETLNEGRIGIAAQMLGIAQGAYECALAYTAEREQFGQSINNFQAVQFQLAEMAVEIEAARLLTYNAARLKDAGKPFVKEAAIAKLYTSRVAEKVSSKAIELYGGYGYVKDYPVEKFWRDSKIGAIYEGTSNMQLQTIAKLIMK; from the coding sequence ATGAGCACAGCAGCAGGAACCGCGTTGTCAGGCACCGGCCTGACCGTTTTGTCAGAGGAAGAGGAACTGTTTCGCGCATCGGTCCGCGAATTTGCCGAGGGCGAAGTTCGCCCGCGCGTCGAGCACATGGAAAAAGAGGCAAAGCTCGACGCCGACCTGATCAAACAGTGTTTCGAACTCGGACTGATGGCCATCGAATCGCCCGAAGAATACGGCGGTGCGGGCTCGACAATATTTAACGCGATCCTCGCGATCGAAGAGCTGGCGCGTGTTGACGCGAGCGTCTCGGTTTTCGTTGATGTACACAACACACTCGTCACGAATGCATTCATGCGTTGGGGCAGCGACGATCTCAAGAAGAAATATCTGACACAGATGGCGACAGGCCGCGTTGGTGCTTACGCTCTTAGCGAAGCGTCGTCGGGATCTGACGCTTTTGCACTAAAGACGAAAGCCGTGGATAAAGGCGACCATTGGGAACTCAACGGCCAAAAACTCTGGATCACAAACGGCAACGAGGCCGAGATATTCATCACCTTTGCCACGGTCGATCCGGATGCCGGTTACAAAGGCATCACGGCTTTCATCGTCGAAAAAGGCTTTGAAGGCTTTACGGTAGGCAAGAAAGAGGACAAGCTCGGAATTCGTGCGTCGTCAACAACAGAGCTTATTTACGAGAACTGTAAAGTGCCTAAAGACAACGTTTTAGGCGAGGTCGGCAAGGGCTATAAGGTCTCGATCGAGACGCTCAACGAAGGCCGTATCGGCATCGCCGCACAGATGCTCGGTATCGCTCAGGGTGCTTATGAGTGCGCTCTCGCCTACACCGCCGAACGCGAGCAGTTCGGCCAGTCGATCAATAATTTCCAGGCAGTTCAGTTCCAGCTAGCTGAAATGGCGGTCGAGATCGAGGCGGCAAGATTGCTGACGTATAACGCCGCTCGCCTGAAAGACGCAGGCAAGCCTTTTGTCAAAGAGGCCGCGATCGCAAAGCTCTACACTTCACGCGTCGCTGAAAAGGTCTCGTCGAAAGCCATCGAGCTCTACGGCGGCTACGGCTACGTCAAAGACTATCCGGTAGAAAAATTCTGGCGCGACTCCAAGATCGGAGCCATCTACGAAGGCACATCGAATATGCAGCTCCAGACCATTGCGAAGCTGATAATGAAGTAG
- a CDS encoding GNAT family N-acetyltransferase, producing MSERISIRSALVTDAAMLAELAYVTFWDAFHAHPANRPEDMAAYMAAAFSEEQIARELGDERNMFLIAEIDGEAAGYAKLVNGASEDGITASRPIELARLYSHQRFLGTGVGQMLMDACFSKARELGCDVMWLGVWEHNPRAQRFYERNGFSFCGTHIFQLGSDPQTDLLMRKDLFTTEHTEGTEEIPGR from the coding sequence GTGTCTGAAAGAATATCGATCAGATCAGCTTTGGTCACCGACGCGGCAATGCTCGCTGAGCTCGCATACGTGACGTTTTGGGACGCGTTTCACGCTCATCCGGCGAATCGGCCCGAGGACATGGCGGCGTATATGGCGGCGGCGTTTTCTGAAGAGCAGATCGCACGCGAGCTTGGCGATGAACGAAATATGTTTCTTATCGCCGAGATCGACGGCGAGGCTGCCGGATATGCCAAGTTGGTAAATGGAGCCTCCGAAGATGGCATCACGGCATCGCGCCCGATCGAGCTTGCGAGGCTTTATTCACACCAGAGATTTTTGGGCACAGGCGTCGGTCAGATGTTGATGGATGCCTGTTTTTCTAAGGCACGCGAACTGGGCTGCGACGTGATGTGGCTCGGCGTTTGGGAACACAATCCGCGGGCTCAGCGTTTCTATGAGCGTAACGGCTTCAGCTTTTGCGGCACACACATATTCCAGCTCGGCTCTGACCCGCAGACCGACCTGCTGATGCGGAAGGACCTCTTCACCACAGAGCACACCGAGGGCACAGAGGAAATTCCGGGTCGATAG
- a CDS encoding GxxExxY protein: MTESELNSLSEKVIGCCHTISNSLGSGFLEKVYENALAHELRKLGLRVKTQQPIYVIYDGVIVGEYFADLLIEGVLIVELKSCNGFNEIHKAQCINYLNATKLPLCLLINFGRPRVEVKRIFQSQFLDNIA, translated from the coding sequence ATGACTGAATCGGAACTTAACAGCCTATCTGAAAAAGTCATCGGTTGTTGTCATACGATCAGCAACTCTCTTGGAAGCGGGTTCCTTGAAAAGGTGTATGAAAACGCATTGGCTCATGAGTTGCGAAAACTCGGGCTCAGGGTAAAGACGCAACAGCCCATTTACGTAATCTATGACGGCGTGATCGTTGGTGAATATTTTGCGGACCTTCTGATCGAGGGAGTTTTGATCGTTGAGCTGAAATCCTGCAACGGATTCAATGAAATTCACAAGGCCCAATGTATCAACTATTTGAATGCGACCAAGTTGCCGCTTTGTCTGCTAATAAATTTTGGACGCCCAAGGGTCGAGGTCAAACGCATCTTTCAATCTCAGTTTCTAGATAACATTGCCTGA